One Prolixibacteraceae bacterium DNA segment encodes these proteins:
- a CDS encoding CusA/CzcA family heavy metal efflux RND transporter, whose amino-acid sequence MIDKIISFSIKNKFFIVLLTIALIVGGIYSMKSIPLDATPDITNNQVQVITVSPNLGTEDMEKFVTYQVELAMSNLPKVTELRSVSRFGLSVVTIVFDDDMGTYLPRQLVSEALGEVEENIPEGFGKPFMAPISTGLGEVYQYTLEVDSAHKSMYTPQKLRTIQDWIVKRQMAMTPGVVEVNSFGGYTKQYEIAIDPDKLRSMNISISEVFEAVKKNNQNTGGAYIEKNYKVNYIRGEGLVRSLDDIRDIVIDVRNGAPIYIRDIANVHYGNAIRYGAFTRNGQGEAVGGIVMMLKGANSNKVIATVKDRMALIQKSLPKGVRVVPFLDRSEMIKKTTSTVAENLALGALIVIFVLVLILGNVRGGLIVASTIPLSLLFAFIMMKCFNVWANLMSLGAIDFGILIDGAVIIVESMVFYLHEKHMIGKKLSSEERNELSFKSSSTMMNSAFFGQIIIMIVFIPIMVLGGIEGKMFRPMALTFSFAVIGVLILCLTYIPMMSALFLRAPKNNKRSFGDKVVSALENIYRPVLNWALSHTKTIIGSSLALLLVSIGVFSRMGGEFIPQLDEGNVALHILMQPGTALSEMASTSTKVEKLLLKKFPDEIKSIQTRIGVADIPTDPMPMDIGDSFVILNPQSQWTATDNKEELVTLFKKTVQSIPGVNYEFSQPVEMRFNELLTGIREDLAIKIYGEDLEVLAKKASEIEKLIANIPGVGDLRAEAIQGLPQITIHYNRNKIAQYGLDIEKLNQMVSIAFGGQSTGVTYEGEKRFDIVVRYDASHRADIQDVKDLNVDLPNGNQIPLKELAMISYKPGPMQISRDNTNRRTYVGVNVRGRDVKSLVYDIQNKLDSELDLPAGYFIRYGGAFENLQRATNRLKVVVPIALIVILLLVYVAVKSFKQTLMIYAAIPLAAVGGIFSLYLRGLPFSISAGVGFIVLFGVAVMNGLVLIGGLNELHKDGNQNLKDLISLGAIRRIRPIILTASTDILGFLPMAVSTSAGAEVQRPLATVVIGGMITATLLTLLVLPVLYQWVMRPSKKQRDKKSSSSNGIVIGAVVLLMFVGVNKSYAQTVKVDLNSAIKITKKNYPQIKAARLNVVQQKELKRTAWDFGTTGISTSADETNSVAPGTVNNIAISQSNIDLFTVGAKKKLLESNIHTAEASSNLVEDQVILQMTQAFNKVVYRNMMVDLYSSLDTIYDNFVSAAEMRYKMRESSKLDYLSALTRYKEFQLTVQRVKGEQEVALKNLNQFLMLEDSIVIAPMTSKLASFDTDTLVNSSLNLASTKIEQASKNYKMQKLRFLPTINASYKKQSVDGSSGYYGYEIGISIPLFNGQSARSKAAKVRVQIAQQNYQTQLIDNQTLYAKMQIRYKVLKDVQDYYNDEALPLVEEQISATQLAYKAGEIGYVEFVQNIDSSISTKEKYLESYLSLLDVVASLKYITGSI is encoded by the coding sequence ATGATAGACAAAATAATATCATTTTCAATAAAGAATAAATTCTTTATTGTACTACTTACGATCGCTTTAATCGTAGGTGGAATTTATTCCATGAAAAGCATTCCTTTAGATGCTACTCCTGATATAACGAATAATCAAGTACAGGTGATTACTGTTTCTCCAAACTTAGGAACAGAAGATATGGAGAAGTTTGTAACATATCAGGTGGAACTTGCGATGTCGAACCTACCTAAAGTAACCGAGTTGAGATCCGTATCTAGGTTTGGCCTTTCTGTTGTAACCATCGTTTTTGATGACGATATGGGAACCTATTTGCCACGACAACTGGTGAGTGAGGCTCTGGGGGAAGTGGAGGAGAATATACCTGAGGGTTTTGGAAAACCTTTTATGGCTCCTATCAGTACTGGCCTTGGCGAGGTATATCAATATACATTAGAGGTCGATAGTGCTCATAAAAGTATGTATACACCTCAGAAATTAAGAACCATACAAGATTGGATTGTCAAAAGACAGATGGCCATGACTCCTGGGGTTGTTGAGGTTAATTCTTTTGGTGGGTATACCAAGCAATATGAAATAGCAATTGATCCAGACAAGCTTAGGAGTATGAATATCTCTATATCGGAGGTGTTTGAGGCTGTGAAGAAAAACAATCAGAATACTGGTGGTGCATATATAGAGAAGAATTATAAGGTGAATTACATCCGTGGAGAAGGATTGGTTCGATCTCTAGACGATATCCGAGATATTGTGATAGATGTTCGAAATGGAGCACCTATCTATATTCGAGATATTGCGAATGTTCACTATGGAAATGCGATTAGATATGGTGCATTTACACGAAATGGTCAGGGGGAAGCCGTTGGAGGTATCGTGATGATGTTGAAAGGTGCCAATTCAAATAAAGTTATTGCCACGGTAAAAGATAGAATGGCACTAATTCAAAAATCTCTTCCAAAGGGAGTTCGTGTGGTTCCTTTTTTAGACAGGAGTGAAATGATCAAAAAAACCACTTCTACTGTTGCTGAGAATCTTGCCTTAGGTGCTTTGATTGTAATCTTTGTATTAGTTCTAATATTAGGAAATGTTCGTGGAGGTTTGATTGTCGCATCCACAATACCACTCTCTTTGCTTTTTGCTTTCATTATGATGAAGTGTTTTAATGTATGGGCAAATCTTATGAGTCTTGGTGCCATTGATTTCGGTATATTGATTGATGGAGCAGTGATTATTGTGGAGTCCATGGTGTTCTATCTCCATGAAAAACATATGATCGGAAAGAAGTTATCTTCTGAAGAGCGTAATGAGTTATCATTTAAGTCGTCTAGTACTATGATGAATTCTGCTTTTTTTGGACAGATTATCATCATGATTGTTTTTATTCCTATCATGGTTCTAGGAGGAATCGAAGGTAAAATGTTTCGACCAATGGCCTTAACTTTTAGTTTTGCTGTGATAGGTGTTTTAATTCTTTGTTTGACTTATATCCCTATGATGAGTGCCCTCTTCTTAAGAGCTCCTAAGAATAATAAAAGAAGTTTTGGGGATAAGGTGGTATCTGCATTGGAAAATATATATCGTCCTGTTCTTAATTGGGCGCTTTCTCATACAAAAACGATCATTGGTTCCTCTTTAGCTCTACTATTGGTATCCATTGGTGTTTTTTCAAGAATGGGGGGTGAATTTATTCCTCAATTAGATGAGGGGAATGTTGCACTTCATATCCTGATGCAACCAGGAACCGCACTATCCGAGATGGCCTCTACTTCAACTAAAGTAGAAAAGTTATTATTGAAAAAATTCCCTGATGAGATTAAATCTATTCAAACAAGGATTGGAGTTGCTGATATTCCAACAGATCCAATGCCAATGGATATTGGGGACTCTTTCGTAATATTAAACCCTCAAAGTCAATGGACCGCAACGGATAATAAAGAAGAATTGGTTACTCTTTTTAAGAAAACGGTTCAGTCAATACCGGGTGTAAACTATGAATTCTCACAGCCAGTAGAGATGCGTTTCAATGAACTCTTAACTGGAATTAGAGAAGACTTGGCGATTAAAATATATGGAGAAGATCTTGAAGTATTGGCAAAGAAAGCTTCTGAAATAGAGAAATTAATTGCGAATATTCCTGGTGTTGGTGATTTACGTGCCGAAGCGATTCAGGGGTTGCCACAAATAACCATCCACTATAATAGAAACAAAATCGCTCAATATGGTTTAGATATTGAGAAACTTAATCAGATGGTATCCATTGCTTTCGGAGGGCAATCAACAGGTGTAACTTATGAAGGAGAGAAACGCTTCGATATTGTAGTACGTTATGATGCTTCTCATCGTGCAGATATACAGGATGTTAAAGATCTAAATGTTGATCTGCCAAACGGAAACCAAATACCTTTAAAGGAGTTGGCAATGATTAGTTATAAGCCTGGTCCAATGCAGATTAGTCGTGATAATACCAATCGAAGAACTTATGTCGGAGTGAATGTAAGAGGACGTGATGTAAAATCATTAGTGTATGATATTCAGAATAAATTAGATAGTGAACTGGACCTTCCTGCTGGCTACTTTATTCGCTACGGGGGTGCTTTTGAAAACCTTCAGAGAGCTACCAATAGGTTAAAGGTAGTGGTGCCTATTGCATTAATTGTAATCCTTCTTTTAGTATATGTTGCGGTAAAATCTTTCAAACAGACACTGATGATATACGCAGCAATACCCCTAGCAGCTGTAGGAGGTATTTTCTCTCTGTATCTAAGAGGTCTTCCATTTAGTATCTCTGCAGGGGTAGGATTTATTGTGCTATTTGGTGTTGCTGTCATGAATGGTCTTGTCCTTATTGGGGGGCTTAATGAATTGCATAAAGATGGCAATCAAAATCTTAAAGATCTTATCTCTCTAGGTGCTATTCGTCGTATCCGACCGATTATCCTTACTGCCTCGACAGATATCCTTGGCTTCTTACCAATGGCCGTATCTACTTCTGCTGGGGCTGAGGTACAGCGCCCTCTGGCTACAGTTGTAATTGGGGGAATGATCACTGCCACATTGTTAACACTATTGGTTCTTCCTGTATTATATCAGTGGGTCATGAGGCCCTCAAAAAAGCAAAGAGACAAAAAATCTTCCTCGTCCAATGGTATTGTGATTGGAGCGGTTGTTCTGTTGATGTTTGTAGGAGTTAATAAATCGTATGCTCAAACTGTCAAAGTAGACTTAAATAGTGCAATTAAAATAACCAAGAAGAATTACCCCCAAATAAAAGCTGCTCGATTAAATGTAGTACAACAGAAAGAATTGAAACGAACTGCATGGGATTTCGGTACCACTGGAATTTCGACATCGGCAGATGAAACCAATAGTGTCGCTCCTGGTACTGTGAACAATATCGCAATCTCACAATCAAATATTGATCTTTTTACAGTCGGTGCTAAGAAGAAACTATTGGAGTCAAATATACATACTGCAGAGGCTTCCTCTAATTTAGTGGAAGATCAAGTGATTCTGCAGATGACTCAAGCGTTTAATAAGGTAGTGTATCGGAATATGATGGTCGATCTATACTCAAGTCTTGATACAATATATGATAATTTTGTCTCTGCTGCTGAAATGAGATATAAGATGAGAGAGAGTTCAAAATTAGATTATCTATCTGCTTTAACCAGGTATAAAGAGTTTCAGCTAACTGTTCAAAGAGTGAAAGGAGAGCAGGAAGTGGCTTTAAAAAACTTGAACCAATTCTTAATGTTAGAGGATTCCATTGTGATAGCTCCGATGACCAGCAAATTAGCTAGTTTTGATACAGATACATTGGTAAATTCATCTTTAAACCTTGCTTCTACTAAGATAGAGCAAGCATCTAAGAACTATAAAATGCAGAAGCTTCGATTTCTACCTACAATAAATGCTTCGTATAAGAAACAAAGTGTAGATGGCAGTAGTGGTTATTATGGATATGAAATTGGAATTTCAATTCCATTATTTAATGGACAGTCAGCACGATCTAAAGCCGCCAAAGTTCGAGTGCAAATAGCCCAACAGAATTATCAAACCCAGCTTATTGATAATCAAACATTATATGCGAAAATGCAAATAAGATATAAAGTTTTAAAGGATGTCCAAGATTATTATAATGACGAAGCACTCCCTTTAGTGGAGGAGCAGATCTCTGCTACACAACTAGCTTACAAGGCGGGAGAGATTGGCTATGTTGAATTTGTTCAAAATATTGATTCAAGTATATCAACAAAAGAAAAATATTTAGAGTCCTACCTATCTCTATTGGATGTGGTTGCCTCTTTAAAGTATATCACTGGCTCTATTTAA
- a CDS encoding efflux RND transporter periplasmic adaptor subunit has translation MKVLSKNIHTLLLSVFLLSMFSCSNKQPLNDKKEEVHESEEHELIEGKVVLNKVQRDAINIKIGSIQKRVMAGTIKTNGRLVIAPAERVNITTYIGGIVKQIPILDGKKVDKGDFIAEIAHPDIIRIQQSYQKVFHKMGYLQKEMQRQKVLFKGDVAAGKQYEKASSDFQMVQSEYNGMKMQLKMIGYDTDKIEAGKIYPSLRLFAPISGFVSDINVQSGQYINANSSIATILNIEKLHADMQVYEKDIEKLRIGQNVRLTATTSPSREITGQIFSIGKELNPKSKTVVVHVSLDTVFSDLKADGFVNGEILFGEKQAEVLPESAMVELAGKYYVFVFDKQVTKELAELTHTKDEMQEDRFVFDMVEVIPIKKQNSYIEVKFVKPVKSDTDIVLDGAFYLLSDMKKGETEHSH, from the coding sequence ATGAAAGTTCTATCAAAAAATATACATACTCTACTTCTCTCTGTCTTTTTACTATCTATGTTTAGTTGTTCTAATAAGCAACCACTAAATGATAAAAAAGAGGAAGTTCATGAGTCAGAAGAACATGAATTAATTGAGGGGAAAGTTGTTCTTAATAAAGTTCAACGAGATGCGATTAATATAAAGATTGGCTCTATCCAAAAAAGAGTAATGGCTGGAACGATTAAAACCAATGGACGTCTGGTTATTGCTCCTGCTGAGAGAGTAAATATTACGACATATATCGGAGGAATTGTCAAACAGATACCTATACTTGATGGGAAAAAGGTAGACAAAGGGGATTTTATTGCAGAAATTGCTCACCCTGATATTATCCGTATCCAACAATCTTACCAGAAAGTGTTCCATAAAATGGGCTATCTTCAAAAAGAGATGCAACGACAAAAGGTCCTTTTTAAAGGGGATGTTGCAGCTGGGAAACAATATGAGAAGGCATCATCTGATTTTCAAATGGTTCAGTCAGAGTATAATGGAATGAAGATGCAGTTAAAAATGATCGGTTATGATACTGATAAGATTGAAGCAGGGAAAATTTACCCATCTTTGAGATTATTTGCTCCAATATCTGGATTTGTGAGCGATATTAATGTTCAATCAGGTCAATATATCAATGCCAATAGTTCTATCGCTACCATTTTAAATATCGAAAAACTCCACGCAGATATGCAGGTCTACGAAAAAGATATTGAAAAACTAAGAATTGGACAAAATGTACGACTAACTGCTACAACTTCTCCTTCGAGAGAGATAACGGGACAAATCTTCTCTATCGGAAAAGAGTTAAATCCCAAAAGTAAAACGGTTGTAGTTCATGTCTCGTTGGACACTGTCTTTTCTGATCTCAAAGCCGATGGCTTTGTGAATGGGGAGATTCTTTTTGGAGAGAAGCAAGCGGAAGTTCTACCTGAAAGTGCTATGGTTGAATTGGCTGGAAAATATTATGTTTTCGTCTTTGATAAACAAGTAACAAAAGAACTTGCTGAACTTACCCATACAAAAGATGAAATGCAAGAGGATCGTTTTGTATTCGACATGGTGGAAGTGATTCCAATAAAAAAACAAAATAGCTATATTGAAGTGAAATTTGTAAAACCAGTAAAATCAGATACAGATATTGTTCTTGATGGCGCTTTCTATCTTCTATCTGATATGAAAAAAGGAGAGACTGAGCATTCTCACTAA
- a CDS encoding leucine-rich repeat domain-containing protein — protein sequence MHENKPYHPIFFIVWIAPAQKVEDFLYDSCKVLENGVYISGIEITGYEGPATNTEFVIPNEINGKKVYSIADIAFVSCEEAVGKLILPNTLRKIGSLAFTNCKGLSGPLNIPMNVTEIGSFAFDDCTGFSGELILPEGLEKIEEYAFAYCSGFSGQLKIPNTVTEIGSGAFTDCKGFTGELILQKGLRKIEDSAFYGCSGFTGQLKIPNTVTKIDSNAFYDCKGFSGELILSKGLSKIEEEVFKGCTGLGGHLVIPKGVTSIKKWAFYCCNGIQVIQCKATTPPSICYNSFDTKFKFEAKVFVPKTSLERYKKDRVWRLFSLEGQK from the coding sequence TTGCATGAAAACAAACCTTACCATCCTATTTTTTTTATCGTATGGATTGCACCCGCACAAAAAGTGGAAGACTTCCTCTATGACAGTTGTAAAGTCCTAGAAAATGGTGTATATATTTCAGGTATTGAAATTACTGGATACGAAGGGCCTGCGACCAATACTGAATTTGTGATACCCAATGAGATCAATGGGAAAAAGGTATACAGTATCGCTGATATTGCATTTGTTAGTTGTGAAGAAGCAGTGGGAAAACTAATATTGCCAAATACTTTGAGAAAAATTGGTTCCTTAGCATTTACTAATTGTAAGGGGCTATCTGGACCACTAAACATTCCGATGAACGTAACCGAGATTGGTTCTTTTGCATTTGATGATTGTACAGGATTCTCTGGAGAGCTTATTCTGCCTGAGGGATTGGAAAAAATTGAAGAATATGCTTTTGCTTATTGTTCTGGGTTCTCAGGACAACTAAAGATTCCGAACACCGTGACTGAAATTGGTTCGGGAGCATTTACGGATTGTAAGGGGTTTACAGGTGAACTGATTCTGCAAAAGGGATTACGTAAAATTGAAGATTCAGCATTTTATGGCTGTTCAGGATTCACGGGCCAACTAAAGATTCCTAATACAGTAACTAAAATTGATTCAAATGCATTTTATGACTGTAAAGGGTTCTCAGGAGAGCTCATTCTATCTAAGGGATTAAGTAAAATTGAAGAGGAAGTCTTTAAGGGGTGTACGGGATTGGGTGGTCATCTCGTAATTCCCAAAGGTGTCACTTCCATCAAAAAGTGGGCATTTTATTGTTGTAATGGAATACAAGTAATACAATGTAAAGCTACGACTCCTCCATCCATATGTTATAATAGCTTTGATACTAAGTTTAAATTCGAGGCAAAGGTGTTTGTTCCCAAAACTTCATTAGAGAGATACAAGAAGGATAGGGTATGGAGATTATTTTCCTTAGAGGGCCAAAAATGA
- a CDS encoding CDGSH iron-sulfur domain-containing protein translates to MSKAMIPDNKPKILTLKEGETYAWCACGRSKNQPWCDGSHQGTSFTPTVFMMKEEKEVALCMCKQTKTPPYCDGSHKDVELE, encoded by the coding sequence ATGTCTAAAGCGATGATCCCAGATAATAAGCCCAAAATATTGACTCTCAAAGAGGGGGAGACCTATGCTTGGTGTGCTTGTGGTAGATCAAAAAATCAACCGTGGTGTGATGGGTCACATCAAGGAACAAGCTTCACTCCCACTGTCTTTATGATGAAAGAGGAGAAAGAGGTTGCCCTATGTATGTGTAAACAGACCAAGACCCCACCCTATTGTGATGGTAGCCACAAAGACGTGGAGTTAGAGTAA
- a CDS encoding helix-turn-helix domain-containing protein, which produces MADTLTKIKHVAESTPSKWIDNATERQQNRAWKRRSFKIAVRVLQEIRAQKQSNGMSQKMLAQHMGVSPQYINKLLKGNENLTLETISKIEEVLQISLIEVLSETTSTTVRTINTFDNVVSSKKAINITEPKVIDLNSYTNATVTNG; this is translated from the coding sequence ATGGCAGATACTTTAACCAAAATAAAACATGTTGCTGAATCTACCCCTTCAAAATGGATAGATAATGCAACAGAGAGACAACAAAATAGAGCTTGGAAGAGACGTTCGTTTAAAATAGCGGTAAGAGTACTTCAAGAGATTCGTGCCCAAAAACAGTCGAATGGAATGTCTCAAAAGATGCTTGCGCAGCACATGGGTGTTTCTCCCCAATATATCAATAAGTTACTAAAAGGAAATGAGAATCTTACACTCGAAACAATTTCTAAGATAGAAGAGGTGCTTCAAATATCTCTCATTGAGGTATTATCAGAAACAACGTCCACAACAGTGCGAACAATTAATACATTTGATAATGTGGTAAGTTCTAAGAAAGCAATAAATATTACAGAACCTAAAGTGATCGATCTAAATAGTTATACAAATGCAACGGTAACAAATGGATAA
- a CDS encoding NAD-dependent epimerase codes for MKILVTGAAGFIGFHLIEKLVQIPHYEIIGLDNLNDYYDTRLKYDRLKIAGIVSSEAQKENCLTKSTKYTNYQFVRTDLVDEEKLNHLFAKERFTHVVNLAAQAGVRYSIENPQAYVQSNLVGFVNILEACRHHQVKNLLYASSSSVYGGNEKVPFSEGDQVDHPVSLYAATKKSNELMAHTYSHLYGLNTIGLRFFTVYGPWGRPDMAPMLFTNAISKGEEIKIFNHGDMERDFTFISDIVDGITKLVALQDSGKNKYQIFNIGNSSPVKLMHFISTLESELGVKARKKYLPMQDGDVPRTYADTTALHHATGYQPKVKIEEGVALFVDWYKKYHQI; via the coding sequence ATGAAGATATTAGTAACAGGAGCAGCGGGGTTTATCGGGTTTCATTTAATTGAAAAATTAGTACAGATACCCCATTATGAAATCATTGGACTCGACAATTTAAATGACTATTACGATACTCGTTTAAAGTATGATAGACTGAAGATTGCAGGAATTGTTTCTAGTGAAGCCCAAAAAGAGAACTGTCTTACTAAAAGTACAAAATATACCAACTATCAATTTGTGCGCACCGATTTGGTGGATGAGGAGAAATTAAATCATCTCTTTGCAAAAGAGAGGTTTACGCATGTGGTCAATTTGGCGGCACAGGCTGGGGTTCGCTACTCTATTGAGAATCCACAAGCTTATGTTCAAAGCAACTTGGTGGGGTTTGTGAATATCTTAGAGGCGTGTCGTCACCATCAGGTGAAGAACCTTCTTTATGCTTCTAGCTCATCAGTGTATGGTGGCAACGAGAAAGTTCCTTTCTCTGAAGGAGACCAAGTGGATCATCCAGTGAGTCTTTATGCTGCTACTAAGAAGAGCAATGAGCTGATGGCACATACCTATTCACACCTTTATGGATTGAATACGATTGGGTTGCGATTCTTTACGGTCTATGGTCCTTGGGGACGTCCTGATATGGCTCCGATGCTATTTACAAATGCCATCTCAAAGGGAGAGGAGATTAAGATCTTTAACCATGGTGACATGGAGAGAGACTTTACTTTTATCTCCGATATTGTGGATGGGATTACAAAGTTAGTTGCATTGCAAGATTCGGGCAAAAACAAATACCAGATCTTTAATATTGGCAATTCTTCTCCGGTGAAATTGATGCATTTTATCTCTACTCTCGAGTCAGAGTTGGGGGTAAAGGCAAGAAAAAAATATCTCCCAATGCAAGATGGAGATGTCCCACGCACCTATGCGGATACCACTGCATTGCACCATGCCACCGGCTATCAACCTAAAGTGAAGATTGAAGAAGGAGTAGCTCTCTTTGTCGATTGGTATAAGAAGTATCATCAGATATAA
- a CDS encoding sulfatase — protein MKLKEMSLTMAMMFSASCFHHAQAKEEKKSPNILFVAVDDLNDWIGAMGDKGHPDAITPNLDRLAARGVYFTNNHANTTACTPSRLSVMTGMGAVSTGCYTNKSGVRNENLFEESIPLSSYLRQQGYHTMGCGKIEGHALKGYDKRYPQTKMWDERLPRSFRINSETLKDAAGYGDVDFYPFPMGGSDIKKHNASYKGFSLCAGPIDRDYIPGGKMPDELTVAWAIDKLHKDYEKPFMLGVGFVRPHVPYTAPREFFDLYPIDKIHVPEDPKGEMDDIPLFGKAMAYGCFDPCDERMVRELGPDYRRKLVQGYLASVTFMDAQLGKLLDALDKSDYAENTIICLWSDHGQHLGEKHSWRKQDLWQEATNCPMLWVVPGVTKGGKVCKEPTSLIDIYPTMVSLCGNDPVSRLDGTSLIPQLKNVKSKRSYPALSSWSFGSHSLRGVRYHYIRYYDGSEELYDCKNDYAEHRNLASNPKYAKVIKRMKKFLPKDKYQPTDKNQEFHNYLDRVDRWTKDPASLPDYLK, from the coding sequence ATGAAGTTAAAAGAGATGTCTTTAACGATGGCCATGATGTTCTCTGCATCTTGTTTCCATCACGCACAAGCCAAAGAGGAGAAGAAAAGTCCCAACATTCTATTTGTTGCTGTGGATGATCTGAATGACTGGATCGGTGCCATGGGGGATAAAGGACACCCAGATGCAATCACACCAAACTTAGACCGCCTCGCTGCCAGAGGGGTATATTTTACCAATAACCATGCGAACACGACTGCATGTACCCCTTCTCGTCTCTCTGTGATGACTGGTATGGGAGCTGTAAGTACTGGATGTTATACCAACAAAAGTGGGGTTCGAAATGAAAATCTGTTTGAAGAGTCCATTCCGCTTTCAAGTTATTTGAGACAGCAGGGTTACCACACGATGGGCTGTGGTAAGATCGAAGGTCATGCTTTGAAAGGGTATGACAAACGTTACCCACAAACCAAGATGTGGGATGAGCGTTTGCCTCGTAGTTTTCGTATCAACTCAGAGACTTTAAAGGATGCTGCAGGATATGGTGATGTCGATTTCTATCCATTTCCAATGGGTGGCTCAGATATCAAAAAACACAATGCATCTTACAAAGGATTCTCTCTTTGTGCTGGTCCTATCGATAGAGACTATATTCCTGGAGGAAAGATGCCAGACGAACTGACCGTAGCGTGGGCTATCGATAAACTTCATAAAGACTATGAAAAACCATTTATGTTAGGGGTTGGATTTGTTCGTCCCCATGTGCCTTATACTGCTCCACGAGAGTTCTTCGATCTCTATCCGATCGATAAGATCCATGTTCCAGAGGACCCTAAGGGAGAGATGGACGACATTCCTCTTTTTGGAAAAGCCATGGCTTACGGTTGTTTTGATCCTTGTGACGAAAGAATGGTGCGTGAATTAGGACCTGATTACAGAAGAAAACTGGTGCAGGGATATCTTGCTAGTGTAACCTTTATGGATGCACAACTAGGAAAACTTCTTGATGCATTAGACAAAAGCGACTATGCCGAGAACACCATCATCTGCTTGTGGTCAGATCATGGACAGCACCTAGGAGAGAAGCATAGCTGGAGAAAGCAAGATCTATGGCAAGAGGCAACCAACTGTCCTATGTTGTGGGTGGTGCCAGGAGTAACCAAAGGCGGTAAGGTCTGTAAAGAGCCAACCAGTTTGATCGATATCTATCCTACGATGGTGTCTCTTTGTGGAAATGATCCTGTCTCTCGTTTAGATGGAACCAGTTTGATACCACAATTGAAGAATGTAAAGTCTAAGAGATCCTATCCTGCTCTCTCTTCTTGGTCGTTTGGAAGCCACTCGCTTAGAGGTGTTCGCTATCACTATATTCGTTATTATGATGGCTCAGAGGAACTTTATGATTGTAAAAATGACTATGCAGAGCATCGCAATTTGGCATCGAATCCTAAATATGCTAAAGTGATCAAAAGAATGAAGAAATTCCTTCCAAAAGATAAGTACCAGCCAACAGATAAGAATCAAGAGTTTCATAACTATCTAGATCGCGTAGACCGTTGGACTAAAGACCCAGCTTCGCTACCAGACTACCTAAAATAG